A window of Nicotiana tabacum cultivar K326 chromosome 24, ASM71507v2, whole genome shotgun sequence contains these coding sequences:
- the LOC107783690 gene encoding secoisolariciresinol dehydrogenase isoform X1, with protein MQRVDSRRRQQNCGGMKAESPQSCRNARSLVAFSQQNRSKGCRLRVLGLNLLEDQVALITGGASGIGAATARLFVQHGAKVTIADIQDNLGTSLVHEIGIKEAIFVHCNVSIESDVQNAVDATIAKFTKLDIMFSNAGVMGKPISSILEVDYDIIKNVFDVNIAGAFFCAKHAARVMIPAKRGAIVFTASAATATYGDVSHTYTASKNAILGLSKNVGVELGKYGIKVNCVSPYTIGTPLALNTLGIDDRKMADKLFAGGGNLKGALLDEDEVAKAVLYLASDDSKYVSGLNLILDGGYSTTNIALTEAYKKMFLINYSSAEH; from the exons ATGCAAAGAGTGGATTCAAGAAGGCGGCAGCAAAACTGTGGAGGAATGAAAGCAGAAAGCCCTCAAAGTTGCCGAAATGCAAGGAGTCTGGTTGCCTTCTCCCAGCAAAACAGAAGTAAAGGATGTCGCCTGAGGGTTCTCGGTCTCAATTT GTTGGAAGATCAAGTAGCACTTATAACTGGTGGTGCCAGTGGCATAGGAGCAGCCACAGCTAGGCTTTTTGTTCAACATGGTGCAAAGGTTACAATTGCTGACATTCAGGATAATCTTGGAACTTCCTTAGTACATGAGATTGGCATCAAAGAAGCAATCTTTGTCCATTGCAATGTATCCATCGAATCGGATGTTCAAAATGCAGTGGATGCAACAATTGCCAAGTTCACTAAACTCGACATAATGTTTAGTAATGCAGGTGTAATGGGTAAGCCAATTTCCAGCATCTTAGAGGTTGATTATGACATTATTAAGAACGTGTTCGATGTAAACATTGCTGGAGCATTCTTTTGCGCGAAACATGCTGCTAGAGTGATGATTCCAGCCAAAAGAGGGGCCATTGTTTTCACAGCGAGCGCTGCAACAGCAACGTATGGTGATGTCTCACACACCTACACGGCGTCAAAGAATGCAATTCTGGGGCTCTCCAAGAACGTTGGGGTCGAATTAGGGAAGTATGGAATAAAAGTAAACTGTGTTTCTCCTTACACAATTGGCACACCACTGGCGTTGAACACACTTGGAATCGATGACAGAAAAATGGCAGACAAGTTATTTGCAGGAGGAGGAAATCTGAAAGGAGCTTTACTAGATGAAGACGAGGTGGCAAAGGCAGTGTTGTACTTGGCAAGTGATGATTCCAAATATGTGAGTGGTCTGAACCTCATTCTAGATGGTGGTTATAGCACCACAAATATAGCTTTAACAGAGGCCTACAAGAAAATGTTCCTCATCAACTACTCATCAGCCGAGCATTGA
- the LOC107783690 gene encoding secoisolariciresinol dehydrogenase isoform X2: MAISPLQTPIAKRLEDQVALITGGASGIGAATARLFVQHGAKVTIADIQDNLGTSLVHEIGIKEAIFVHCNVSIESDVQNAVDATIAKFTKLDIMFSNAGVMGKPISSILEVDYDIIKNVFDVNIAGAFFCAKHAARVMIPAKRGAIVFTASAATATYGDVSHTYTASKNAILGLSKNVGVELGKYGIKVNCVSPYTIGTPLALNTLGIDDRKMADKLFAGGGNLKGALLDEDEVAKAVLYLASDDSKYVSGLNLILDGGYSTTNIALTEAYKKMFLINYSSAEH, encoded by the exons ATGGCTATCTCTCCTCTTCAAACCCCAATAGCCAAAAG GTTGGAAGATCAAGTAGCACTTATAACTGGTGGTGCCAGTGGCATAGGAGCAGCCACAGCTAGGCTTTTTGTTCAACATGGTGCAAAGGTTACAATTGCTGACATTCAGGATAATCTTGGAACTTCCTTAGTACATGAGATTGGCATCAAAGAAGCAATCTTTGTCCATTGCAATGTATCCATCGAATCGGATGTTCAAAATGCAGTGGATGCAACAATTGCCAAGTTCACTAAACTCGACATAATGTTTAGTAATGCAGGTGTAATGGGTAAGCCAATTTCCAGCATCTTAGAGGTTGATTATGACATTATTAAGAACGTGTTCGATGTAAACATTGCTGGAGCATTCTTTTGCGCGAAACATGCTGCTAGAGTGATGATTCCAGCCAAAAGAGGGGCCATTGTTTTCACAGCGAGCGCTGCAACAGCAACGTATGGTGATGTCTCACACACCTACACGGCGTCAAAGAATGCAATTCTGGGGCTCTCCAAGAACGTTGGGGTCGAATTAGGGAAGTATGGAATAAAAGTAAACTGTGTTTCTCCTTACACAATTGGCACACCACTGGCGTTGAACACACTTGGAATCGATGACAGAAAAATGGCAGACAAGTTATTTGCAGGAGGAGGAAATCTGAAAGGAGCTTTACTAGATGAAGACGAGGTGGCAAAGGCAGTGTTGTACTTGGCAAGTGATGATTCCAAATATGTGAGTGGTCTGAACCTCATTCTAGATGGTGGTTATAGCACCACAAATATAGCTTTAACAGAGGCCTACAAGAAAATGTTCCTCATCAACTACTCATCAGCCGAGCATTGA
- the LOC107783690 gene encoding histone acetyltransferase MCC1 isoform X3, producing MPFLSMLNLKFSHNAHIQFRPIRPSDLEVLEKLHGDMFPIRYESEFFQNVVNGRDIVSWGAVDCNQPNGQDDELIGFVTARIVLAKDSEIEDFVRYESARLNHTLVYILTLGVAEGYRNLGIASSLIHEVIKYSSTIPTCRAVYLHVISYNNPAIYLYKKMSFQCIRRLPGFYFINSQHYDAYLFIYYMNGGRSPCSPIELIALLVTYAKSGFKKAAAKLWRNESRKPSKLPKCKESGCLLPAKQK from the exons ATGCCATTTCTTTCAATGCTGAACCTCAAATTCTCCCACAATGCGCACATACAATTTAGGCCTATACGACCTTCTGATCTGGAAGTACTGGAGAAACTCCATGGGGATATGTTCCCCATCAG ATATGAATCTGAGTTCTTCCAAAATGTCGTTAATGGCCGGGATATTGTTTCCTGGGGAGCTGTCGATTGCAATCAGCCCAATGGTCAAGATGACGAACTTATTGGATTTGTGACTGCCCGGATCGTTCTAGCAAAAGACAGTGAG ATAGAAGATTTTGTCAGATATGAATCTGCTAGGTTGAACCACACACTGGTTTACATCCTAACACTGGGAGTTGCAGAAGGTTATAGAAATCTTGGAATAG CCAGCTCTCTAATTCATGAGGTAATAAAATATTCCTCAACAATCCCAACTTGTCGAGCAGTTTACCTACACGTGATCTCGTACAACAACCCAGCCATATATTTATATAAGAAGATGTCCTTTCAGTGTATAAGGAGGTTGCCTGGCTTTTATTTTATTAACAGCCAGCACTATGATGCGTACTTGTTTATCTACTACATGAATGGCGGTCGCTCTCCTTGCTCGCCAAT TGAGCTCATTGCGCTTTTAGTCACTTATGCAAAGAGTGGATTCAAGAAGGCGGCAGCAAAACTGTGGAGGAATGAAAGCAGAAAGCCCTCAAAGTTGCCGAAATGCAAGGAGTCTGGTTGCCTTCTCCCAGCAAAACAGAAGTAA